A stretch of Geomonas oryzisoli DNA encodes these proteins:
- a CDS encoding electron transfer flavoprotein subunit alpha, which yields MTEPVKQKKPRGKARVISGKCIACGARCQSVCPVNGVEMSEQGEPIIEAAKCIGCVKCVKACPAGALEMFYTPEELAIIASFEKHGGEDVDEEELERRRRIAAYKGVWVFIEQNEGEAAKVSWELTGVGRELADQLGVPLSAVVIGSGVEHLADLAFSYGADQAYLVNDPVFRQYRTEPFLAAMCHLIDKHKPEVVLMGATGMGRDLAGAVATRVKTGLTADCTGLGIDAKGNLMQTRPAFGGNIMATIMCDRFRPQMATVRPHVMPMPQQTNGRTGSVIHESCPISESSIFTRVLEVITEKGAKDKVDVAGAEFIVSGGRGLMAKENFAMLEELAEELGGVVGGSRSAVDAGWLPQDRQVGQTGKTVRPKIYIACGISGAIQHLVGMQDSDVIVAINRDPEAPIFEVATFGIVGDLFQVVPALTARVREMKQRTAA from the coding sequence ATGACTGAACCTGTAAAACAAAAGAAACCGCGCGGCAAGGCGCGAGTGATTTCCGGCAAGTGCATCGCCTGCGGCGCACGATGCCAAAGCGTCTGCCCCGTAAACGGCGTGGAGATGAGTGAGCAGGGTGAGCCGATCATCGAGGCGGCAAAGTGCATCGGCTGCGTGAAGTGCGTCAAGGCCTGCCCGGCAGGCGCGCTGGAGATGTTCTACACGCCGGAAGAGCTCGCCATCATCGCCAGTTTCGAAAAGCACGGCGGCGAAGATGTGGACGAGGAAGAACTGGAGCGGCGCCGCAGAATCGCGGCCTACAAGGGGGTCTGGGTCTTCATCGAGCAGAACGAAGGCGAGGCGGCCAAGGTTTCCTGGGAATTGACCGGGGTAGGTCGCGAGCTTGCCGACCAGCTCGGGGTGCCTCTTTCGGCGGTGGTGATCGGCTCCGGCGTGGAGCACCTTGCCGACCTCGCCTTCAGCTACGGGGCGGACCAGGCATACCTGGTCAACGACCCGGTTTTCCGCCAGTACCGAACCGAACCGTTTCTGGCAGCCATGTGCCACCTGATCGATAAACACAAGCCCGAAGTGGTGCTGATGGGGGCAACAGGCATGGGGCGGGACTTGGCCGGGGCCGTCGCGACCCGCGTAAAGACCGGGCTCACCGCGGACTGCACGGGCCTTGGCATCGACGCGAAAGGAAACCTCATGCAGACCCGTCCGGCCTTCGGCGGCAACATCATGGCGACCATCATGTGTGACCGGTTCCGGCCGCAGATGGCGACGGTGCGCCCGCACGTGATGCCGATGCCGCAGCAGACAAACGGCAGAACCGGCTCTGTCATCCACGAAAGCTGTCCCATCTCCGAGTCGTCCATCTTCACACGCGTACTGGAGGTGATCACCGAGAAGGGCGCCAAGGACAAGGTCGACGTGGCCGGGGCGGAGTTCATCGTCTCCGGCGGCCGCGGGCTGATGGCCAAGGAGAACTTCGCCATGTTGGAGGAGTTGGCCGAGGAACTGGGCGGCGTGGTCGGCGGGTCGCGCAGCGCCGTGGATGCCGGGTGGCTGCCCCAGGACCGGCAGGTAGGTCAGACGGGAAAGACAGTACGTCCCAAGATCTACATCGCCTGCGGCATCTCCGGCGCGATTCAGCACCTGGTAGGGATGCAGGATTCCGACGTCATCGTTGCCATCAATCGCGATCCCGAGGCGCCCATTTTCGAGGTGGCAACCTTTGGCATCGTTGGGGACCTGTTCCAGGTGGTGCCGGCGCTCACCGCCCGGGTAAGGGAGATGAAGCAAAGGACAGCTGCCTGA
- a CDS encoding (Fe-S)-binding protein, with protein MEHTLFFVILSLSFSAFAFSCYRRLALVAVGRNEYRFDRPLDRLREMLVYAIGQKRVVSRPFGLNHGIIFWAFLVLALANLEFLVSGIFPTVSFALLPPPLHGALLLLFDVCSMATLVAVTIAAVRRTVNPPFEGARTFEAYLILTMIATLMLAYFGLNGVRIAQGIVPATNTTPVSDLVARLIMATPAAGALEQAGSVFWWLHAVVLLGFMNFLPYSKHMHILTAIPNIFLRSMEKCNTQEREEFLEGNSFGAATVERLTWKDLLDSFSCTECGRCQQSCPASSTGKALNPRSVIHAIKENLLQNGAVIEKLSGDSEAERCISLIGKAKAGSTKEAALWSCTSCGACMEACPVFIEHLPKIVKMRRHLVQMEASFPEELLSLFENMEQRSNPWGMAPSERSKWSSQLDLRPFVAGETEYLLFIGCSGAFDARNKQVSVALTRVLDAAGVSYGVLGKEEKCCGDSVRRLGNEYLFDQMAKETVRQFIAKGVTKVITQCPHCFTTLKNDYRQYGLELEVLHHSELIERLFQEEKLIPEGKAELGRVVFHDSCYLGRHNDVYQAPRDVLRTATGHEVLEMGRNRANAFCCGAGGGRMWLEEHEGTPINRNRVQEALAQQPETICVSCPFCMTMFEDGIKEVAGNTTQVKDIAEVVALSLQPVPFPPSIS; from the coding sequence ATGGAACACACACTATTTTTTGTAATCCTAAGCCTGTCTTTCTCGGCTTTTGCCTTCAGCTGTTACCGCAGACTGGCGCTGGTTGCTGTCGGCCGGAACGAGTACCGCTTTGACCGCCCCCTGGACCGTCTACGTGAGATGCTGGTCTACGCGATCGGCCAGAAGAGGGTGGTCAGCCGCCCCTTCGGCCTGAACCACGGCATCATCTTCTGGGCATTCCTGGTGCTGGCCCTGGCCAACCTGGAGTTCCTGGTCTCGGGAATCTTCCCGACAGTCTCTTTCGCTTTGCTCCCGCCCCCCCTACACGGTGCGCTGCTGCTCCTGTTCGACGTCTGTTCTATGGCAACGCTGGTAGCGGTAACCATAGCTGCGGTGCGCCGCACGGTGAACCCGCCCTTTGAGGGCGCCCGCACCTTCGAGGCCTACCTCATCCTGACCATGATCGCGACTCTGATGCTCGCCTACTTCGGACTGAACGGCGTGCGCATCGCTCAGGGGATAGTGCCCGCAACGAACACCACCCCGGTGTCGGATCTTGTCGCACGCCTGATCATGGCCACTCCTGCCGCCGGCGCCCTGGAACAGGCCGGCAGCGTCTTCTGGTGGCTCCATGCCGTGGTTCTTCTTGGATTCATGAACTTTCTCCCCTACAGCAAACACATGCACATACTTACCGCCATACCCAATATCTTTCTGCGCAGTATGGAGAAGTGCAATACGCAGGAGCGTGAGGAGTTCCTGGAAGGAAACAGCTTCGGGGCCGCAACGGTCGAACGGCTGACCTGGAAGGATCTGCTAGATTCCTTTTCCTGTACCGAGTGCGGCAGATGCCAGCAGTCCTGCCCGGCGTCGAGCACCGGCAAGGCGCTCAATCCTCGCAGCGTCATCCACGCCATCAAGGAGAACCTGCTGCAAAACGGCGCTGTCATCGAAAAACTCTCCGGCGACAGCGAGGCGGAACGCTGCATCTCTCTCATCGGCAAGGCCAAAGCGGGAAGTACCAAGGAGGCGGCGCTCTGGAGCTGCACCTCGTGCGGCGCCTGCATGGAGGCCTGCCCGGTCTTCATCGAACACCTCCCCAAGATCGTCAAGATGCGCCGGCACCTGGTGCAGATGGAAGCGAGCTTCCCCGAGGAGCTGCTCAGCCTCTTCGAGAACATGGAGCAGCGTTCCAATCCGTGGGGCATGGCCCCGTCGGAGCGGAGCAAGTGGAGCTCACAGCTGGACCTGCGCCCGTTTGTGGCGGGGGAGACGGAGTACCTGCTCTTCATCGGCTGCTCCGGTGCCTTCGATGCACGCAACAAGCAGGTCTCGGTGGCGCTGACCCGGGTGCTCGATGCGGCAGGGGTCTCCTACGGTGTCTTGGGCAAGGAAGAGAAGTGCTGCGGGGATAGCGTGCGGCGGCTGGGTAACGAGTACCTGTTCGACCAGATGGCGAAGGAGACCGTCCGGCAGTTCATAGCAAAGGGGGTGACCAAGGTGATCACCCAGTGCCCACACTGCTTCACGACGCTGAAGAACGACTACCGCCAGTACGGACTGGAACTGGAAGTGTTGCACCATAGCGAGCTGATCGAGCGGCTTTTTCAGGAAGAAAAGCTGATCCCCGAAGGGAAGGCCGAGCTTGGCAGGGTGGTGTTCCATGACTCCTGCTACCTCGGCAGGCACAATGATGTCTACCAGGCGCCTCGCGACGTGCTTAGGACAGCTACGGGGCATGAGGTACTGGAAATGGGGCGCAACCGGGCGAACGCCTTCTGCTGCGGCGCGGGGGGAGGGCGCATGTGGCTCGAGGAGCACGAAGGGACCCCCATCAACCGCAACCGGGTTCAGGAGGCACTGGCGCAGCAACCGGAAACCATCTGCGTCAGCTGTCCCTTCTGCATGACCATGTTCGAGGACGGCATCAAGGAAGTGGCCGGGAACACCACCCAGGTCAAGGACATCGCGGAAGTGGTAGCGCTCTCCCTGCAACCGGTCCCTTTTCCTCCATCCATTTCATAA